Proteins encoded together in one Quercus lobata isolate SW786 chromosome 3, ValleyOak3.0 Primary Assembly, whole genome shotgun sequence window:
- the LOC115982182 gene encoding uncharacterized protein LOC115982182: protein MEMENGNNNNMLEYEKKLGVDVDVAVVDQRGESPSPAVAGCIQHPVSKMDTLAGIAIKYGVEVSDIKKMNGLVTDLQMFALKSLQIPLPGRHPPSPCLSNGHGQGSSNHTPPRRVCRELFDPFQTLKVKSPQWKVSPAMSSLQGYYGLKTTDQKSIAEGFEMAVYRKGGSHYLEDGPFPSASLISNPSLSHHRKSKSLVTALLDENGVIAGIVPVAEARDGDSDRWSEKLVRRRQKSEADFTSNTPEMLLENNSNSGGFSAITGKGLALRPKAANRTTSISDAEASGLIPIPIGLGDSMMTDGLSGVRKSSSTSSLQEQDNNSSSSIWSSTRWSLKPDLQSLSTATITKPIFDGLPKPKPIIGRRNKAALD from the exons ATGGAGATGGAGAatggaaataataataatatgttagAATATGAAAAGAAATTAGGTGTAGATGTAGATGTAGCAGTAGTAGATCAAAGAGGAGAGTCTCCTTCTCCTGCTGTTGCTGGTTGCATTCAACACCCAGTTTCCAAGATGGACACTTTGGCTGGCATTGCCATCAAGTACGGGGttgag GTTTCCGACATAAAAAAGATGAATGGTTTGGTTACAGATCTTCAAATGTTTGCTCTCAAATCTCTTCAGATTCCTCTACCGGGAAGGCATCCTCCGTCTCCATGTTTATCCAATGGCCATGg GCAAGGCAGTTCAAACCACACCCCACCTCGCCGTGTGTGCCGTGAACTGTTTGATCCATTCCAGACCCTAAAAGTAAAGTCTCCCCAGTGGAAGGTCTCTCCAGCCATGAGTTCTTTACAAGGTTACTATGGGCTTAAAACAAcagatcaaaaatcaatagctgAAGGTTTTGAAATGGCAGTCTACAGAAAAGGAGGTTCTCATTATTTAGAAGATGGGCCATTTCCCAGTGCCTCACTAATTTCCAACCCATCTTTGAGCCATCATCGAAAATCTAAAAGCTTGGTTACTGCTTTATTGGATGAGAATGGTGTAATAGCAGGCATTGTGCCTGTTGCAGAAGCTAGGGATGGTGACTCTGATAGATGGAGTGAGAAACTAGTCAGAAGGCGTCAGAAATCCGAAGCTGACTTCACTTCCAACACACCAGAAATGCTGTTGGAGAATAACAGCAACAGTGGTGGGTTTTCTGCAATAACGGGGAAAGGCTTAGCTTTGAGACCTAAAGCAGCAAACCGAACTACTTCAATTAGTGATGCTGAAGCAAGTGGGTTGATTCCTATACCAATTGGTCTGGGGGATTCTATGATGACTGATGGCTTATCTGGGGTTAGGAAGTCATCAAGCACATCAAGTTTGCAGGAACAGGACAACAATAGTTCTTCATCCATCTGGAGTAGTACAAGGTGGAGTCTGAAGCCAGATTTGCAGAGCCTTTCAACTGCAACCATTACAAAACCGATCTTTGATGGCTTACCAAAGCCCAAGCCAATAATAGGTCGAAGAAACAAAGCTGCGCTTGACTAA